From a single Aquincola tertiaricarbonis genomic region:
- a CDS encoding long-chain fatty acid--CoA ligase → MAAVVPARPHPHWPPGLAHHLTLPRTHLWFNVEVSATRYPDKPFLLFYDTPLSFADFKAEAEALAGHLQQVCGVQRGDRVLLQMQNSPQWALAFYAILRADAVVVPVNPMNRSEELRHYVHDSGARVAFVAQDLLDELLPHLGVPDGLQHIVVSTYADHLKQPTDLAVPAFVSAPRAVPERAGVHAWHAVVQAGHAPGPLQGGPDDLCVMPYTSGTTGHPKGCMHTHATVMTTLVGSVQWFSRTQDTVYLGVLPFFHVTGMSGGLNGPMFSGATVVVLPRWDREAVGRCIQRYRVSVWQVISTMMIDFLSQPDVERFDLSSLQAVRGGGAAMPAAIVAKLKALTGLDYVEGYGMSETIAATHINPPHRPKPQCLGIPVFDVDARLIDPGTLAPVAPGEVGEIVIHGPQVMQGYWRAPQANESTFVQIDGKRFLRTGDLARVDDEGYWFMVDRLKRMINAAGFKVWPAEVEALMYQHPAIQEACVIGTLDERRGETVKALVVLKPGAAGQVTEQEVADWCRQHMAAYKAPKLIEFVESLPKSGTGKVQWRMLQERERGS, encoded by the coding sequence ATGGCCGCTGTCGTGCCCGCCCGCCCCCACCCGCACTGGCCGCCGGGCCTTGCACACCACCTCACGCTGCCGCGCACCCACCTGTGGTTCAACGTCGAGGTGTCGGCCACCCGCTACCCCGACAAGCCCTTCCTGCTGTTCTACGACACGCCGCTGAGCTTTGCCGACTTCAAGGCCGAGGCCGAGGCACTGGCCGGCCACCTGCAGCAGGTATGCGGCGTGCAGCGTGGCGACCGTGTGCTGCTGCAGATGCAGAACAGCCCGCAATGGGCGCTGGCCTTCTACGCCATCCTGCGGGCCGACGCGGTGGTGGTGCCGGTCAACCCGATGAACCGCAGCGAAGAGCTGCGCCACTACGTGCACGACAGCGGCGCCCGCGTCGCTTTCGTCGCGCAGGACCTGCTGGACGAACTGCTGCCCCACCTGGGCGTGCCCGACGGCCTGCAGCACATCGTGGTGTCCACCTATGCCGACCACCTGAAGCAGCCCACCGACCTGGCGGTGCCGGCCTTCGTCAGTGCGCCGCGTGCGGTGCCTGAGCGTGCCGGCGTGCATGCCTGGCACGCGGTGGTGCAGGCCGGCCATGCGCCCGGGCCGCTGCAGGGCGGGCCGGACGACCTGTGCGTGATGCCGTACACGTCGGGCACCACCGGCCACCCCAAGGGCTGCATGCACACCCATGCCACGGTGATGACCACGCTGGTGGGCAGCGTGCAATGGTTCAGCCGCACGCAAGACACCGTGTACCTGGGCGTGCTGCCCTTCTTCCACGTCACCGGCATGTCGGGCGGGCTCAACGGCCCGATGTTCAGCGGCGCCACCGTGGTGGTGCTGCCGCGCTGGGACCGCGAAGCGGTGGGCCGCTGCATCCAGCGTTACCGCGTCTCGGTGTGGCAGGTCATCTCCACGATGATGATCGACTTCCTGTCGCAGCCGGATGTCGAGCGCTTCGACCTGAGCAGCCTGCAGGCGGTGCGCGGCGGCGGCGCCGCGATGCCGGCGGCCATCGTGGCCAAGCTCAAGGCCCTCACCGGGCTGGACTATGTCGAGGGCTACGGCATGTCCGAGACCATCGCCGCCACCCACATCAACCCGCCGCACCGGCCCAAGCCGCAATGCCTGGGCATCCCGGTGTTCGACGTTGATGCGCGGCTGATCGACCCCGGCACGCTGGCGCCGGTGGCCCCGGGCGAGGTGGGCGAGATCGTGATCCACGGCCCGCAGGTGATGCAGGGCTACTGGCGCGCGCCGCAGGCCAACGAGAGCACCTTCGTGCAGATCGACGGCAAGCGCTTTTTGCGCACCGGCGACCTGGCGCGGGTGGACGACGAAGGCTACTGGTTCATGGTCGACCGCCTCAAGCGCATGATCAATGCCGCCGGCTTCAAGGTGTGGCCGGCCGAGGTGGAGGCGCTGATGTACCAGCACCCCGCCATCCAGGAAGCCTGTGTCATCGGCACCTTGGACGAACGCCGCGGCGAAACCGTCAAGGCCCTGGTGGTGCTCAAACCCGGCGCCGCCGGCCAGGTGACCGAGCAGGAAGTGGCCGACTGGTGCCGCCAGCACATGGCCGCCTACAAGGCCCCCAAGCTCATCGAATTCGTCGAATCCCTGCCCAAGTCGGGTACGGGCAAGGTGCAGTGGCGGATGTTGCAGGAGCGGGAGCGGGGAAGCTAA
- the darG gene encoding type II toxin-antitoxin system antitoxin DNA ADP-ribosyl glycohydrolase DarG, with translation MISYTQGNLLEARVDALVNTVNTVGVMGKGIALMFKERFERNFKLYAAACKAGEVQVGRMFVTETDELEAPRWIINFPTKDHWRNPSRLEWVEAGLVDLKRVLKELNIRSVAIPPLGAGNGGLDWGVVKACIHKALADLDGVEVVVYEPTGRYQNVAKRSGVQALTPARALVAEAIRRYWVLGMECSLLEVQKLAWFIERSLNHLGLRNDLKLNFRAHRYGPFATHLNHLLDSLDGSYLKSDKRIADAAPLDVIAFNEDRQEVVQAYLKSEGKEVAPALELVSRVISGFESPFGMELLASVDWLISREGVAPEVPALLHGLAHWPADQAGGAGRRKQQIFDERAVQIALDQLRRSPLYAAA, from the coding sequence ATGATTTCGTACACCCAAGGCAACCTTCTGGAAGCGCGCGTGGATGCGCTGGTCAATACCGTCAACACCGTGGGTGTGATGGGGAAGGGCATCGCCTTGATGTTCAAGGAGCGCTTCGAGCGCAACTTCAAGCTGTACGCGGCCGCCTGCAAGGCAGGCGAAGTCCAGGTGGGGCGGATGTTCGTGACCGAGACTGACGAACTGGAGGCGCCGCGGTGGATCATCAACTTTCCTACGAAGGACCATTGGCGGAACCCGTCGCGGCTGGAGTGGGTGGAAGCTGGGCTGGTGGACCTGAAGCGGGTGTTGAAGGAACTCAACATCCGGTCAGTGGCGATCCCGCCCTTGGGCGCGGGCAACGGCGGCCTCGACTGGGGCGTGGTGAAGGCCTGCATTCACAAGGCGCTTGCTGACCTCGATGGCGTGGAGGTCGTCGTCTATGAGCCGACTGGCCGTTATCAGAACGTGGCCAAGCGGTCGGGCGTGCAGGCATTGACCCCTGCGCGTGCGCTGGTGGCGGAAGCGATTCGCCGCTACTGGGTGCTTGGCATGGAATGCAGCCTGCTCGAGGTGCAAAAGCTCGCCTGGTTCATTGAGCGCAGCCTGAATCACCTGGGACTGCGCAACGACCTGAAGTTGAACTTCCGGGCGCACCGGTACGGGCCTTTTGCCACGCACCTCAACCACCTGCTCGACAGCCTCGACGGCAGCTACCTGAAGTCGGACAAGCGCATCGCGGACGCCGCGCCGTTGGACGTGATCGCGTTCAACGAAGATCGCCAGGAAGTGGTGCAGGCCTACCTGAAAAGCGAAGGCAAAGAGGTGGCGCCCGCACTCGAGCTCGTCAGCCGCGTGATCAGCGGCTTCGAGTCGCCGTTCGGCATGGAGCTGCTTGCCTCAGTGGATTGGCTGATCAGTCGCGAGGGCGTGGCCCCCGAAGTGCCTGCGCTGCTGCACGGCCTGGCGCATTGGCCGGCCGATCAGGCCGGCGGTGCCGGCCGCCGCAAGCAGCAGATCTTCGATGAGCGAGCCGTTCAGATCGCCCTGGATCAGTTGCGCCGCAGCCCGCTGTACGCAGCTGCTTAG
- the darT gene encoding type II toxin-antitoxin system toxin DNA ADP-ribosyl transferase DarT, translating into MATDYANLLNPERARIFRIIHRSNLPWVLEHGLHCGNSATRSPQWVSIGNQELIAKRASWPVRAGAGGVLNDYVPFYFTPFSPMMLAIRTGWNGVQQHRPQDILILVSDLHRISALGLTWLFTDTHANNGVVRYFQRVEDLAQLDWRILQQRDFRRDPDDPGKFGRYQAEVLVHRQVPLQGLSGIVCADDDGKMLVEQAVAAACKQLQVVTRPGWYL; encoded by the coding sequence ATGGCCACCGACTACGCCAACCTGCTCAACCCTGAGCGCGCGCGCATCTTCCGGATCATCCACCGCAGCAACCTGCCGTGGGTGCTGGAGCATGGCCTGCACTGCGGCAACAGCGCGACACGTTCACCGCAGTGGGTCAGCATTGGCAACCAGGAGCTCATCGCCAAACGCGCCTCATGGCCCGTTCGCGCGGGGGCGGGCGGGGTGCTGAACGACTATGTCCCGTTCTACTTCACCCCTTTTTCGCCGATGATGTTGGCCATCAGGACCGGATGGAATGGCGTGCAGCAGCATCGTCCGCAGGACATCCTGATCCTCGTGTCCGATCTGCACCGGATTTCTGCGCTGGGCCTGACCTGGCTCTTCACCGATACCCATGCCAACAACGGCGTGGTCCGGTACTTCCAGCGCGTTGAGGACCTGGCGCAGCTGGACTGGCGCATCCTGCAGCAGCGAGACTTTCGCCGGGACCCCGACGACCCGGGCAAGTTCGGCCGCTATCAGGCAGAGGTGCTGGTCCACCGGCAGGTGCCGTTGCAGGGCTTGTCCGGCATCGTCTGTGCGGATGACGATGGCAAGATGTTGGTCGAGCAAGCCGTGGCGGCAGCCTGCAAACAGCTCCAGGTGGTCACACGTCCTGGCTGGTATCTCTGA
- a CDS encoding Gfo/Idh/MocA family protein, giving the protein MPASTSPTQDPSQHPLGFAIVGLGQLTLEEIMPAFAQCRWARPVALVSGSRDKALPVARAHGIGEDRVLDYDHFDRLRDMPEVDVVYIVLPNHLHAEYTLKAFAAGKHVLCEKPMAVTPEECHRMMDAARAADRQLMIAYRLHFEPFSQRLTALCREQALGAVKTLMASNCQVTTAPDIRLQADKGGGPISDTGIYCINAARMVTGEEPTEVVAFAHQPADNPDFAEVPESVAFLLRYPSGVVAHCETSFGAAESRHLRVHCAQGFIDLEAAFSYQGQQLRLRRGSPSTGPASTEELLIRPVNHFAAEMDAFCEAIHSGQPVPTDGRMGLADVRIIRALQRSIDEGGVVAVDRD; this is encoded by the coding sequence ATGCCCGCTTCGACCTCCCCGACCCAAGACCCCTCCCAGCACCCCCTCGGCTTCGCCATCGTCGGCCTGGGGCAGCTGACGCTGGAGGAAATCATGCCGGCCTTTGCGCAGTGCCGGTGGGCCAGGCCGGTGGCGCTGGTGAGCGGCAGCCGCGACAAGGCGCTGCCGGTGGCGCGGGCGCATGGCATCGGGGAAGACCGGGTGCTGGACTACGATCACTTCGACCGCCTGCGCGACATGCCGGAGGTGGACGTGGTGTACATCGTGCTGCCCAACCACCTGCATGCCGAGTACACCCTCAAGGCCTTTGCGGCCGGCAAGCATGTGCTGTGCGAAAAGCCGATGGCGGTGACGCCCGAGGAATGCCACCGCATGATGGACGCCGCGCGAGCGGCCGACCGGCAGCTGATGATCGCCTACCGCCTGCACTTCGAGCCCTTCAGCCAGCGGCTGACCGCGCTGTGCCGCGAGCAGGCGCTGGGCGCCGTGAAGACACTGATGGCCAGCAACTGCCAGGTGACCACCGCACCCGACATCCGGCTGCAGGCCGACAAGGGCGGCGGCCCGATCAGCGACACCGGCATCTACTGCATCAACGCCGCCCGCATGGTGACGGGCGAAGAGCCGACGGAAGTGGTGGCGTTTGCCCACCAGCCAGCGGACAACCCGGACTTTGCCGAGGTGCCCGAGAGCGTGGCCTTTCTGCTGCGCTACCCGTCGGGTGTGGTGGCGCACTGCGAAACCAGCTTCGGGGCCGCCGAAAGCCGCCACCTGCGGGTGCATTGCGCCCAGGGCTTCATCGACCTGGAGGCCGCCTTCTCCTACCAGGGCCAGCAATTGCGCCTGCGCCGCGGCAGCCCCAGCACCGGCCCGGCCAGCACCGAGGAGCTGCTGATCCGGCCGGTGAACCATTTCGCGGCCGAGATGGACGCCTTCTGCGAAGCGATCCACAGCGGCCAGCCGGTGCCCACCGATGGCCGCATGGGCCTGGCCGATGTGCGCATCATCCGCGCGCTGCAGCGCTCGATCGACGAGGGCGGTGTGGTGGCGGTGGATCGCGACTGA
- a CDS encoding lipocalin family protein has translation MKIPKTLLTPTRRPALRKRHLAAAGLVLGAAVLLTACQSTPTRPPLAVAERLDIDRYMGDWYVIAVIPTWPERDAYDALERYERRPDGKIATTFTFRHGGHDEPLKTMNPVGTVLPNTGNAIWTMQFLWPFEADYRIMHIDPDYKEVVVGREKRDYVWIMSRTPTMPAADLERLTRFVEAQGYDVSKLRKVPQRPR, from the coding sequence ATGAAGATCCCCAAGACCCTGCTCACCCCGACCCGCCGCCCCGCGCTGCGCAAGCGCCACCTGGCCGCTGCCGGCCTGGTGCTGGGCGCCGCCGTGCTGCTCACCGCCTGCCAGAGCACCCCAACGCGCCCGCCGCTGGCGGTGGCCGAGCGCTTGGACATCGACCGCTACATGGGCGACTGGTACGTGATCGCGGTGATCCCGACCTGGCCTGAGCGCGACGCCTACGATGCGCTGGAACGCTACGAGCGACGGCCCGATGGCAAGATCGCCACCACATTCACCTTCCGCCACGGCGGCCATGACGAGCCGCTGAAGACGATGAACCCGGTGGGCACCGTGCTGCCGAACACCGGCAACGCCATCTGGACGATGCAGTTCCTGTGGCCGTTCGAGGCCGACTACCGCATCATGCACATCGACCCGGACTACAAGGAAGTGGTGGTGGGCCGCGAGAAGCGCGACTACGTGTGGATCATGTCCCGCACGCCCACCATGCCCGCGGCCGACCTGGAACGGCTCACCCGCTTCGTCGAAGCGCAGGGTTACGACGTGAGCAAGCTGCGCAAGGTGCCGCAACGGCCGCGCTGA
- a CDS encoding ABC transporter substrate binding protein, giving the protein MQFLHFNAGIDDVTAARLAVQQAVQAGASVMVLPTGITALAARRLGVPIPAVFATYTDPMRDGIVDSMTSPHGMTGISLADWLDEKRLDVLRQAFGGLQRIGVLADREWVALFDVERRLAAYGQETGVQLTLFLAQDEADVITQMDSPTAARQQAWYIPPTFVSYVAEGTIRTQLQRLRRPAMFGTTEEVQAGGQMAYAQDTSFAMPTLAEMLGRVLAGELPQHMPVERPRRFVLSVRLGDEFAVDVAPAVVRKADLVITAHAALPAVPH; this is encoded by the coding sequence ATGCAGTTCCTGCACTTCAATGCCGGGATCGACGACGTGACGGCGGCGCGCCTGGCAGTGCAGCAGGCGGTGCAGGCTGGTGCGTCAGTCATGGTGCTACCAACAGGCATCACGGCGCTGGCGGCCCGCCGCCTGGGCGTGCCGATACCCGCGGTCTTCGCCACCTACACCGATCCCATGCGCGACGGCATCGTGGACTCGATGACGTCACCCCATGGCATGACCGGGATTTCGCTGGCGGATTGGCTGGACGAGAAGCGGCTGGATGTCCTGCGCCAAGCGTTTGGCGGCTTGCAGCGCATCGGCGTGCTGGCCGACCGCGAATGGGTGGCCCTTTTCGACGTCGAGCGCCGCTTGGCCGCCTATGGCCAGGAAACCGGGGTGCAGCTGACCCTGTTCCTGGCCCAGGACGAAGCCGACGTCATCACGCAGATGGACAGCCCCACGGCCGCGCGGCAGCAGGCCTGGTACATCCCACCCACCTTCGTGTCCTACGTGGCCGAAGGGACCATCCGAACGCAGCTGCAGCGGCTGCGCCGGCCCGCCATGTTCGGCACCACCGAGGAGGTGCAGGCCGGTGGACAGATGGCCTATGCCCAGGACACCAGCTTCGCGATGCCCACGCTGGCCGAGATGCTGGGCCGCGTGCTGGCTGGCGAGCTGCCACAGCACATGCCGGTGGAACGGCCACGCCGCTTCGTGCTGTCCGTGCGGCTGGGTGACGAATTCGCGGTAGACGTGGCCCCGGCCGTCGTGCGCAAAGCCGACCTGGTCATCACCGCCCATGCGGCCTTGCCGGCGGTGCCGCACTGA
- a CDS encoding ATP-binding protein, with amino-acid sequence MVPSSLAARYALMVGGLSIGLLLAAGGLHTWMAYRQARTAIAELQRVHTEAAAQEIAQALRRTEDTLRDAAKMPWERNGFGVEALREELARLLVLAPAVLDVRHASPQPDFAVFVSRADRQAPSVAPADCQADTHYGNTRYDAGVPLLELSVPTHRPGSCLIATLNLRFLADVVSGLRIGDHGQVYVVDAADHLIAHPRPTHALRQLSLGDYGPVAAARSASPDQRWPVNGMDAVDVDGVPVIVTAAPIPGPRWLVLAQQPRSEALRPVVTSVAQTLALVLLAGLLAAMASVWFSRRMAAPIVALRRATARIAGGNLSSGVGAAIDARGGAELTALAQDFNEMTRQLQASYRGLEAKVAERTAELSAARDLLLQQSQDLARLNEQLRAQLQALAVSQEQAVRASAAKTRFLAAASHDLRQPMHSVSLLMSVLRERLQQPEHLSLADKVSRSIGAMEHLFSGLLDISRLDAGAVHAQPGPQPLDDMLARVLCSYEPQAAAKGLRLQLRAPRGVLVRTDAAMLERVLGNLVANAVRYTASGGVLMAARLRGAEVLVQVIDTGPGIPAAHLDDVFEEFFRLDGGSGHPGGLGLGLSIVKRSLAMLGHPLQVRSRLGHGTSFGFLLPRVAGWPLMTDTTGVQPLDDGRLAGCFVLLVDDDADNRDALRALCLQWGCLVADASSGEAALAEVDRHLRTPDLVITDQSLGDGWTGTTLVTELRQRLDDQLPAVVLTADLSPETDAQIAGIHAVKLAKPASAQRLRQAAIGALARVA; translated from the coding sequence ATGGTGCCAAGCTCTTTGGCTGCGCGCTATGCGCTGATGGTGGGTGGGCTGAGCATCGGCTTGCTCCTGGCGGCGGGTGGCCTGCACACCTGGATGGCCTACCGCCAGGCGCGCACCGCGATCGCCGAGCTGCAACGCGTACACACCGAGGCCGCAGCGCAGGAGATCGCGCAGGCACTGCGTCGCACCGAGGACACGCTGCGCGATGCGGCCAAGATGCCTTGGGAGCGGAACGGCTTCGGTGTCGAGGCCTTGCGCGAGGAGCTCGCGCGCCTGCTCGTGCTGGCACCTGCGGTGCTGGACGTGCGGCACGCTTCGCCGCAGCCTGACTTCGCGGTCTTCGTCTCCCGGGCCGATCGCCAGGCACCCAGCGTCGCTCCGGCCGACTGCCAGGCCGACACACACTATGGCAACACTCGCTATGACGCGGGCGTGCCGCTGCTGGAACTGAGCGTGCCCACCCACCGGCCGGGCAGCTGCCTGATTGCCACCCTCAACCTGCGCTTCCTTGCCGACGTGGTGTCGGGCCTGCGCATCGGGGACCACGGCCAGGTGTACGTGGTGGACGCGGCCGACCACCTGATTGCGCACCCACGGCCCACGCATGCGCTGCGACAGCTCTCGCTGGGCGACTACGGGCCGGTGGCCGCGGCCCGGTCAGCCAGCCCTGACCAGCGCTGGCCGGTCAACGGCATGGATGCAGTGGATGTGGACGGCGTACCGGTGATCGTCACCGCCGCGCCAATCCCCGGCCCACGCTGGTTGGTGTTGGCCCAGCAACCCCGATCGGAAGCGCTTCGGCCCGTGGTGACCAGCGTGGCACAAACGCTGGCACTGGTGCTGCTCGCAGGCCTGCTGGCGGCCATGGCCAGCGTGTGGTTCTCGCGGCGTATGGCGGCTCCCATCGTCGCGCTGCGCCGGGCCACGGCGCGCATCGCGGGTGGCAACCTGTCTTCAGGCGTGGGTGCTGCCATCGACGCCCGCGGCGGTGCGGAGCTGACGGCGCTGGCGCAAGACTTCAACGAGATGACGCGCCAGCTGCAGGCCTCCTACCGCGGGCTGGAAGCCAAGGTGGCCGAACGCACCGCGGAGCTGTCGGCCGCGCGCGACCTGCTGCTGCAGCAGTCGCAGGATCTGGCGCGCCTGAACGAACAGCTGCGGGCGCAGCTGCAAGCCCTGGCGGTCAGCCAGGAGCAGGCGGTACGGGCCAGCGCGGCCAAGACCCGCTTCCTGGCCGCGGCCAGCCACGACCTGCGACAGCCCATGCATTCGGTGAGCCTGCTGATGAGCGTGCTGCGCGAGCGGCTGCAGCAACCCGAACACCTGTCGCTGGCTGACAAGGTGAGCCGCTCCATCGGCGCGATGGAGCACCTGTTCTCCGGCCTGCTGGACATCTCGCGGCTGGACGCGGGTGCCGTGCATGCACAGCCCGGGCCGCAGCCGCTCGACGACATGCTGGCCCGTGTGCTGTGCAGCTATGAGCCACAGGCGGCGGCCAAAGGCCTGCGGTTGCAGCTGCGTGCCCCACGCGGAGTGCTGGTGCGCACCGATGCCGCCATGCTGGAACGCGTGCTGGGCAATCTGGTGGCCAATGCCGTGCGATACACCGCCAGTGGTGGGGTGCTGATGGCTGCGCGACTGCGTGGTGCCGAGGTGCTGGTGCAGGTCATCGACACCGGCCCCGGAATTCCCGCAGCCCACCTGGACGACGTGTTCGAGGAGTTCTTCCGCCTCGACGGCGGCAGTGGCCACCCCGGCGGACTGGGCCTGGGGCTGTCCATCGTCAAGCGCAGTCTGGCCATGCTGGGACACCCGCTGCAGGTGCGTTCGCGCCTCGGTCACGGCACCAGCTTCGGCTTCCTGCTGCCACGGGTAGCCGGCTGGCCATTGATGACCGACACGACCGGCGTGCAGCCCTTGGACGATGGGCGGCTGGCAGGTTGCTTCGTGCTGCTGGTGGACGACGACGCCGACAACCGGGATGCCCTGCGGGCGCTGTGCCTGCAATGGGGCTGCCTGGTGGCCGACGCCAGTTCGGGAGAGGCCGCCCTGGCCGAGGTGGACCGCCACCTGCGCACCCCCGACCTGGTCATCACCGACCAGAGCCTGGGCGATGGCTGGACGGGCACCACGCTCGTGACCGAACTGCGCCAGCGCCTGGACGACCAGCTGCCCGCAGTGGTGCTGACGGCCGACCTCTCGCCAGAGACGGATGCACAGATTGCAGGCATCCACGCGGTGAAGCTGGCCAAGCCGGCCAGCGCCCAGCGGCTACGCCAGGCCGCCATCGGCGCGCTCGCCCGCGTCGCCTGA
- a CDS encoding response regulator transcription factor, with protein sequence MNVMLVDDHALFREGLALLLRPMVDPLVVWEAGSCEEALTLLDTQAPMQPDLVLMDLGLPGMNGLEGIACFHERLPQCPVVALSSNDDRETVLRALDAGAMGFIPKSSSSAVFAAALRLIMAKGIYLPTSVLAAPVSAARPPPRPVPPAAGAQVAPVGGAGPIPADLGITPRQSAVLALILQGMPAKLIARTLNLAPGTVKAHTSAVLRALNVTTRTQAVIEAGRLGPSFTAALAQASGDAGERADGGLA encoded by the coding sequence ATGAACGTGATGCTCGTCGACGACCACGCGCTGTTCCGTGAGGGGCTGGCCCTGCTGCTGCGACCGATGGTGGATCCCCTGGTCGTGTGGGAAGCGGGCTCCTGCGAAGAAGCACTGACCTTGCTCGACACGCAGGCGCCGATGCAGCCCGACCTGGTGTTGATGGACCTGGGCTTGCCTGGCATGAATGGTCTGGAAGGCATTGCCTGCTTCCACGAGCGGCTGCCGCAGTGCCCGGTGGTGGCGCTGTCCTCCAACGACGACCGTGAGACCGTGCTGCGCGCCCTGGATGCCGGGGCGATGGGCTTCATCCCCAAGAGTTCAAGTTCGGCCGTGTTCGCTGCGGCGCTGCGGCTCATCATGGCCAAGGGCATCTACCTGCCCACCAGCGTGCTGGCCGCGCCGGTGTCGGCGGCTCGTCCACCGCCACGCCCGGTGCCGCCGGCGGCGGGTGCGCAGGTGGCCCCGGTGGGCGGCGCGGGCCCCATCCCCGCCGACCTGGGCATCACGCCGCGGCAGTCGGCGGTGCTGGCCCTCATCCTGCAGGGGATGCCGGCCAAGCTGATCGCACGAACGCTCAACCTGGCGCCGGGCACCGTGAAGGCGCACACATCGGCCGTGCTTCGGGCCTTGAACGTGACCACCCGCACGCAGGCGGTCATCGAAGCCGGTCGCCTGGGCCCCAGTTTCACCGCCGCGCTGGCGCAGGCATCAGGCGACGCGGGCGAGCGCGCCGATGGCGGCCTGGCGTAG
- a CDS encoding helix-turn-helix transcriptional regulator, with protein MATPLVSTHTDTACRWPMRQVNEDFAPSPWNLLAAALDQLDCGLVVLDERLALLHANRHGRQRLLMPAGDLSVRLLPELMQRASQALLLGRRSLHALAGSPQDAVAVLPLPGQEGGSAGVLLVASRGGICSAVTLGLYAQQHRLTLAETQVLQALAGGASPDQIARQHGVAPCTTRTHISSIRQKTGSASITALLRHVAGLPPVGALVG; from the coding sequence ATGGCCACACCGCTTGTCTCCACGCACACCGATACGGCCTGCCGCTGGCCGATGCGACAGGTGAACGAAGACTTCGCTCCCTCGCCCTGGAACCTGCTGGCGGCTGCGCTGGACCAGCTGGACTGCGGTCTTGTGGTGCTGGACGAGCGGTTGGCCTTGCTGCATGCCAACCGGCACGGCCGCCAACGGCTGCTGATGCCGGCGGGCGACCTGTCAGTCCGGCTTCTGCCGGAGCTGATGCAGCGTGCCTCCCAGGCCTTGCTGCTGGGCCGCCGCAGCCTGCATGCGCTGGCCGGCAGCCCGCAAGACGCCGTCGCGGTGCTGCCACTGCCCGGCCAGGAAGGAGGCAGCGCAGGCGTGCTGCTGGTGGCCAGCCGCGGCGGCATCTGCTCGGCAGTGACCCTGGGGTTGTATGCCCAACAGCACCGCCTGACTCTGGCAGAGACGCAGGTGCTGCAGGCGCTGGCCGGCGGCGCCAGCCCGGATCAGATCGCCCGCCAGCACGGCGTGGCGCCCTGCACCACACGCACCCACATCAGCAGCATCCGGCAAAAGACCGGCTCTGCCAGCATCACCGCCCTGCTGCGCCACGTCGCGGGCCTGCCGCCCGTGGGCGCGCTGGTGGGGTGA